In a single window of the Desulfatirhabdium butyrativorans DSM 18734 genome:
- a CDS encoding TRAP transporter large permease produces MSLTVIGLCGIVLLLLLMFVLAMPVAFAMGIVGLIGFSIVVSFSAALNMVGSIAWTTFSQYGLTVIPMFIFMGQIAFHSGVNEKLYAAAYRWTGQIRGGLAMATILACSAFSAICGSNAATAATMSTVALPEMNRFRYHPKLSCGTVAAGSTLGVVIPPSVVLIVIGLSTEQSITKLFYGGVGAGVLLTVLMMLTVVWICRRHPDWGPQGPRFTWKEKIRSLSGALEMAVLFLLVMLGLSFGVFTPSEAGAVGSVLAVAIGVFQGKLGWKGMVAASFDTLKVTCMVVMIITGAVIFGRFLAVTRIPFDVAAWVVTLPLPKAAVLAVIFLIYIIGGMVMDALALLMVTISIFFPVAMQLGYDPIWFGVVVTVITTLGAITPPVGATAFVVAGMTPGVSLEEVFHGVTYFIPAYLLSVALLMLVPDIVLFLPNVMGR; encoded by the coding sequence ATGAGCCTTACCGTGATCGGGTTGTGCGGCATCGTTTTACTGCTGCTGCTGATGTTCGTCCTCGCCATGCCGGTGGCCTTCGCCATGGGGATTGTCGGGCTGATCGGGTTTTCCATTGTCGTATCGTTTTCGGCCGCTCTCAACATGGTCGGCTCGATTGCCTGGACGACGTTTTCCCAGTATGGACTGACCGTCATCCCCATGTTCATCTTCATGGGTCAGATCGCGTTTCATTCGGGCGTCAACGAAAAGCTCTATGCGGCGGCCTATCGCTGGACGGGGCAGATCCGAGGCGGGCTTGCCATGGCGACGATTCTGGCCTGCTCGGCGTTTTCCGCCATCTGCGGCTCGAATGCGGCCACCGCAGCCACCATGTCCACGGTGGCCCTTCCCGAAATGAACCGCTTCCGGTACCATCCGAAATTGAGCTGCGGAACCGTCGCCGCAGGCTCCACCCTCGGGGTGGTCATCCCGCCCAGCGTTGTCTTGATCGTCATCGGGCTATCGACCGAGCAGTCCATCACGAAACTCTTTTACGGCGGAGTCGGTGCCGGGGTGCTGCTGACGGTTCTCATGATGCTCACGGTCGTCTGGATCTGCCGGCGTCATCCCGATTGGGGACCCCAGGGGCCCCGGTTCACCTGGAAGGAAAAAATCCGCTCCCTGTCTGGTGCCCTGGAAATGGCCGTCTTGTTTCTATTGGTGATGCTCGGACTATCCTTCGGAGTGTTTACCCCCTCCGAAGCCGGGGCGGTCGGTTCGGTTCTGGCGGTTGCAATCGGGGTGTTTCAGGGGAAACTGGGATGGAAGGGAATGGTTGCGGCAAGCTTCGATACCCTGAAGGTCACCTGCATGGTGGTGATGATCATTACGGGTGCAGTGATCTTCGGTCGATTTCTGGCCGTCACCCGCATTCCTTTCGATGTGGCCGCATGGGTGGTGACCCTTCCGCTGCCGAAAGCTGCCGTTCTGGCCGTGATTTTTCTGATTTACATCATCGGCGGCATGGTGATGGATGCGCTGGCACTGTTGATGGTGACCATTTCCATCTTCTTTCCGGTGGCCATGCAGCTTGGCTATGACCCCATCTGGTTCGGGGTGGTCGTGACCGTGATCACAACCCTTGGCGCCATTACCCCGCCTGTCGGGGCCACGGCCTTTGTCGTCGCCGGAATGACCCCGGGTGTCAGCCTCGAAGAGGTCTTTCACGGAGTGACCTATTTCATCCCGGCCTACCTGCTGTCCGTGGCGTTGCTGATGCTGGTGCCGGATATCGTTTTGTTCCTGCCGAACGTGATGGGGAGATAG
- a CDS encoding TRAP transporter substrate-binding protein: protein MKGTTRLFRFLALAGMLLLVGIVCSTPAVAGPIELTYANFPPAPTFPCVQMERWKVEVEKRTQGKVLVKTFPGGTLLGDKEMMDGVIAGQANIGNLCMAYQPGRFVVTNALGLHLGITSSRVGSLVLWDLYTKYKPEEFAKVKVLTMFTTAPANIMSTKPVRTLADIQGMDLRASGGAAEVLKAWGANPVGMPMPATPEALQKGVVKGLISSLEVMKDFKFAEICKYVTMVNTALYPFAVVMNMDTWKSLPPDVQKVMDDLAVEQARWTGEYMDNHVTEAMTWAKETQKVEVIELPAAEKANWDKKLEPLTEKWIAEAKAKGLPAEAILADLREMIARHTK from the coding sequence ATGAAAGGCACCACCCGTCTGTTCCGGTTTCTGGCACTCGCCGGCATGCTTCTTCTGGTCGGCATCGTTTGCTCCACTCCTGCCGTTGCTGGGCCGATCGAGCTGACCTATGCGAATTTTCCGCCCGCACCGACGTTTCCCTGTGTGCAGATGGAGCGTTGGAAAGTCGAAGTTGAAAAGCGCACCCAGGGCAAGGTGCTCGTGAAGACATTTCCCGGCGGAACCCTTCTGGGAGACAAGGAGATGATGGATGGGGTCATCGCAGGCCAGGCCAACATCGGTAACCTGTGCATGGCTTATCAGCCCGGTCGTTTCGTGGTGACCAACGCCCTGGGGCTTCATCTCGGCATCACCAGTTCCCGGGTCGGAAGCCTGGTGCTCTGGGATTTGTACACGAAGTACAAACCGGAGGAATTCGCCAAGGTCAAGGTACTCACCATGTTTACCACAGCCCCGGCCAACATCATGAGCACCAAGCCCGTTCGAACGCTTGCCGACATTCAGGGGATGGACCTCAGGGCATCGGGAGGCGCAGCGGAAGTGCTGAAGGCGTGGGGGGCCAATCCTGTCGGCATGCCCATGCCGGCCACCCCGGAGGCCCTTCAGAAAGGTGTCGTGAAGGGATTGATTTCATCACTTGAGGTCATGAAGGATTTCAAGTTCGCCGAAATCTGCAAATACGTCACGATGGTCAACACGGCTCTGTATCCGTTTGCCGTCGTGATGAATATGGATACCTGGAAATCCCTTCCGCCCGATGTCCAGAAGGTCATGGACGATCTGGCGGTGGAACAAGCCCGGTGGACCGGGGAATATATGGACAACCACGTAACGGAAGCCATGACCTGGGCGAAGGAAACCCAGAAGGTGGAAGTGATCGAGCTTCCCGCCGCCGAAAAGGCCAATTGGGACAAGAAACTTGAGCCGCTGACGGAAAAATGGATTGCCGAAGCCAAGGCCAAAGGGCTTCCTGCAGAAGCGATTCTGGCGGACCTTCGGGAGATGATTGCACGGCATACGAAATAA
- a CDS encoding HigA family addiction module antitoxin: MNPINQMRPIHPGEILREEFMHPLGMTVHTLTMELKIPESQLSELLEERSAISPDMALRLARYFGTSARFWMNLQTSYDLKIAEQQYGSRIAQEVQARQAA; encoded by the coding sequence ATGAATCCAATCAATCAGATGCGTCCAATCCATCCGGGGGAAATCTTGCGGGAAGAATTTATGCATCCGCTTGGAATGACTGTTCATACCCTCACGATGGAATTGAAAATCCCGGAATCCCAGCTCAGCGAACTCCTGGAAGAACGAAGCGCTATCAGCCCCGATATGGCGCTCCGGCTGGCCCGGTATTTCGGGACTTCGGCTCGTTTCTGGATGAACCTTCAGACAAGTTATGATCTCAAAATTGCAGAACAGCAGTATGGATCCAGGATTGCGCAGGAAGTTCAGGCCAGACAGGCCGCATAA
- a CDS encoding thiamine pyrophosphate-dependent enzyme, translated as MEMVLGNQAIAYGLAENGCQVATSYPGTPASEILPGLASCKVRFGMPQHVQWAVNEKVAFEIAYAAAMSGLRAAVSMKQVGLNVASDPFMSAAYMGTTGGFVVISADDPGPHSSQTEQDSRMMAMLAQVPVLDPATPLQAREMTALAFTLSEAFQVPVMLRPTTRVCHSRQNIELPPIQAAPKAPVFEKNPLRWAATPKYRLILHRQLIEKLSAIATYPATAPIRLNPEVTPSGDVIVTSGVVSAYTEDLLKDIGLWDRVACYQVLQPYPLHREFVSYLRSTYRRILVLEETMPVIEMQLADRDRVLGRLDGTVPSFGELVPEVVESIVRGVFGMPRPRPDRPQAPGKRPTLCPGCPHRASFFAIRKAAPKAIFTSDIGCYTLGLNLGAVDTVLCMGAAIGQAAGFYQAHRNHPKPPDIIATIGDSTFFHAGLPALVDAVVQQVRFVLVILDNRTTAMTGNQPTPASGFGAGREPLETVDIESLVRGCGVGYCRTADPVDIEPFVSEIRQALSYAREHGPAVVIARHPCVLHFKPDPSERRPVRVSEDCDGCGFCVQRFECPALVLEEGAERVRIDRTVCSDCGVCVQVCPKQALVVQASGASKGRDHAE; from the coding sequence ATGGAAATGGTATTGGGAAATCAGGCCATCGCCTATGGCCTTGCCGAAAACGGCTGCCAGGTAGCCACGTCCTATCCGGGAACCCCTGCCTCGGAAATTCTGCCGGGTCTGGCTTCCTGCAAGGTGCGCTTCGGCATGCCGCAGCATGTCCAGTGGGCCGTCAACGAAAAAGTGGCCTTCGAAATCGCCTATGCAGCCGCCATGAGCGGTCTGCGGGCAGCGGTCAGCATGAAGCAGGTCGGGCTCAATGTGGCATCCGATCCCTTCATGAGTGCCGCCTACATGGGAACGACAGGTGGGTTTGTCGTCATCAGTGCGGACGATCCGGGGCCGCATTCCTCCCAGACGGAGCAGGACAGCCGCATGATGGCCATGCTGGCGCAGGTGCCGGTACTCGATCCGGCAACACCGCTTCAAGCCAGGGAAATGACCGCCTTGGCCTTCACCCTGTCGGAAGCTTTCCAGGTTCCGGTGATGCTACGCCCCACCACGCGAGTCTGCCATTCCCGGCAGAACATCGAGCTGCCGCCCATTCAGGCAGCGCCGAAAGCGCCTGTCTTCGAAAAGAATCCCCTCCGCTGGGCGGCCACTCCCAAGTATCGCTTGATCCTCCACCGGCAATTGATCGAGAAACTCTCCGCCATTGCAACGTATCCTGCCACGGCGCCCATCCGTCTGAATCCGGAAGTCACACCGTCCGGGGATGTCATCGTGACATCCGGTGTCGTTTCGGCCTATACCGAAGACCTGCTGAAGGACATCGGCCTGTGGGACCGGGTGGCCTGCTATCAGGTGCTCCAACCCTATCCCCTGCACCGGGAATTCGTTTCCTACCTGCGTTCCACCTATCGGCGCATCCTCGTTCTCGAAGAGACGATGCCCGTCATCGAAATGCAGTTGGCAGACCGGGATCGGGTCCTGGGAAGGCTCGATGGAACGGTGCCATCTTTCGGCGAGCTGGTACCGGAGGTCGTCGAGTCGATCGTTCGGGGTGTTTTCGGCATGCCCCGCCCCAGGCCCGATCGTCCCCAAGCACCCGGAAAACGGCCTACGCTTTGTCCCGGATGTCCCCATCGGGCGAGCTTCTTCGCCATCCGGAAGGCTGCACCGAAAGCGATTTTCACAAGCGACATCGGCTGCTATACCCTCGGTCTCAATCTCGGAGCCGTGGATACGGTGCTGTGCATGGGGGCTGCGATCGGCCAGGCAGCAGGTTTTTACCAGGCCCACCGCAATCATCCGAAACCACCCGATATCATTGCGACCATCGGGGATTCCACGTTTTTTCATGCCGGTCTTCCGGCTCTCGTCGATGCCGTCGTGCAGCAGGTGCGCTTCGTGCTCGTGATCCTCGACAACCGAACGACCGCCATGACCGGAAATCAGCCCACTCCCGCATCAGGCTTCGGTGCCGGAAGAGAACCGCTGGAAACCGTGGATATCGAGTCTCTGGTGCGGGGATGCGGGGTCGGTTACTGTCGGACAGCCGATCCGGTCGATATCGAGCCTTTCGTCTCTGAAATTCGCCAGGCGCTTTCGTATGCCCGAGAACACGGTCCGGCTGTCGTCATTGCCCGCCATCCGTGCGTCCTGCATTTCAAGCCGGACCCATCGGAGCGGCGTCCCGTCCGGGTTTCGGAAGACTGTGACGGATGCGGCTTTTGCGTCCAGCGCTTCGAATGCCCTGCGCTCGTTCTGGAGGAAGGGGCCGAGCGGGTCCGGATCGATCGGACGGTGTGCAGCGACTGCGGGGTCTGCGTACAGGTCTGCCCCAAACAGGCCTTGGTCGTTCAAGCCTCTGGCGCATCGAAAGGGAGGGACCATGCGGAATAA
- a CDS encoding anaerobic ribonucleoside-triphosphate reductase activating protein — translation MNIAGLQKHSLIDYPGKVACVVFFAGCNFRCPYCHNADLARGMVVDPMDLEAFWRFLEKRRGFLDGVVVSGGEPTLQKELPDFCRKILEMGFSVKLDTNGSRPDVLTKLLSDGVLDFIAMDIKTDPERYVSMGLFPNGDPACIYESIECIQRSGIAGEFRTTCVAPFVTEETFPAMLTCIAGADRYVLQPFVNRNVLDPEWVERHARGLSSEEMARLAEMASGYVGEVIVLSRFG, via the coding sequence GTGAACATTGCCGGACTCCAGAAACACTCCCTCATCGATTATCCGGGAAAGGTGGCCTGTGTCGTTTTCTTTGCCGGATGCAATTTCCGCTGCCCCTATTGCCACAACGCCGATCTGGCGCGGGGGATGGTCGTCGATCCGATGGATCTGGAGGCTTTCTGGAGATTTCTGGAGAAGCGAAGGGGGTTCCTCGACGGGGTGGTCGTTTCCGGCGGGGAGCCTACCCTCCAGAAAGAGCTTCCGGATTTTTGCCGGAAGATCCTTGAAATGGGGTTTTCAGTCAAACTCGATACGAATGGATCGAGGCCCGATGTGTTGACCAAGCTCCTTTCGGACGGCGTTCTCGATTTCATCGCAATGGATATCAAAACCGATCCGGAACGCTACGTTTCAATGGGGCTTTTCCCCAACGGCGATCCCGCATGCATTTACGAGAGCATCGAGTGCATCCAACGATCCGGTATTGCCGGCGAATTTCGCACGACATGTGTTGCGCCGTTTGTGACGGAAGAGACGTTTCCTGCGATGCTAACCTGCATCGCAGGGGCCGATCGCTATGTGCTTCAGCCATTCGTGAACAGAAACGTCCTCGATCCCGAATGGGTCGAGCGGCACGCCCGGGGGCTTTCCAGCGAGGAAATGGCGCGACTTGCGGAAATGGCCTCGGGGTATGTGGGGGAAGTGATCGTATTGAGCCGATTTGGATGA
- a CDS encoding TRAP transporter small permease — MKSLDRINRGLCMVAGIALAGMILLTFGNIVTRLIWKPIPGSVELTGYLSAVVAAFSLSFTQSRKGHIAVDILVNALSGRPRILIQLLNDMLCLGFSLLVGWQIWLRALVLMRTGEVSETLQVVYYPFLLMASVGFFSLGLILFFDVAAALRSGRTGRQTT; from the coding sequence ATGAAATCGCTGGATCGCATCAACAGGGGATTGTGCATGGTAGCCGGTATCGCCTTAGCCGGAATGATCCTGCTCACCTTCGGCAACATTGTAACCCGCCTGATCTGGAAGCCCATCCCCGGATCGGTCGAGCTGACCGGCTATCTCAGCGCCGTCGTCGCCGCCTTTTCCTTGAGCTTCACCCAGAGCCGCAAGGGGCACATTGCGGTCGATATTCTGGTGAACGCCCTTTCCGGAAGGCCCCGGATCCTCATCCAATTGCTGAACGACATGCTGTGTCTGGGGTTTTCGCTTCTGGTCGGTTGGCAGATCTGGCTTCGAGCGCTCGTCCTGATGCGGACCGGTGAAGTCTCCGAAACCCTCCAGGTCGTCTACTATCCCTTTCTGCTGATGGCATCTGTCGGGTTCTTCTCCCTGGGGCTTATACTGTTCTTCGACGTGGCGGCAGCGCTTCGCTCCGGGCGTACCGGGAGGCAGACGACATGA
- a CDS encoding type II toxin-antitoxin system RelE/ParE family toxin: MIRSFRCKRTQELFEGKCPLKFKAFSAVAERKLQMLDNATSIADMQSPPGNRLEALQGSRAGQWSIRINDRWRICFRFDDCDVWDVEIVDYH; the protein is encoded by the coding sequence ATGATTCGATCGTTTCGGTGCAAACGCACTCAGGAACTGTTTGAGGGAAAATGTCCCCTCAAGTTCAAGGCATTTTCTGCCGTTGCCGAACGGAAGTTGCAGATGTTGGATAACGCGACATCCATTGCCGATATGCAGTCTCCCCCTGGCAATCGTCTGGAAGCACTGCAGGGGAGTCGAGCGGGTCAATGGAGTATCCGAATCAATGATCGCTGGCGCATTTGCTTTCGTTTTGATGACTGCGATGTCTGGGACGTTGAGATCGTTGACTATCACTGA
- a CDS encoding ribonucleoside triphosphate reductase, whose product MFENIRKRDGRIVPFDPAKITAAIAKAGAATGEFGEREAKKLTLKVLTLAHEIRLGPLPEVEEIQDIVERVLLDSPYYKTAKAYILYREQHAQIRSIATKASIDLVEHYLKRLDWKIKENSNMCYSLQGLNNYISSDVTSEYWLNRIYPPEIRNAHKQGDIHLHDLSLLSVYCVGWDLQDLLRTGFRGVEGKVESAPPKHLRSALGQIVNFFYTLQGEAAGAQAISNFDTLLAPFVRFDGLDYTEVKQAIQEFVFNINIPTRVGFQTPFTNITMDLLVPSNLKDAPVIVGGREQGQTYGEFQPEMNRINEAFAEVMMEGDARGRVFTFPIPTYNITPDFDWDNPNLETVWKMTGKYGIPYFSNFVNSDMSPEDARSMCCRLRLDNRELLKRGGGLFGANPLTGSIGVVTINLPQIGYTATSKDEFFEKLHERVRHAVKSLEIKRKVLEQFTEKNLYPYSKFYLRDIKARTGCYWKNHFSTVGIIGMNEACLNFLGEGIASDAGQAFALEVMEDLRSMMRTVQEETGNIYNLEATPAEGTSYRLAMLDKKRYPDIRCANEEDYRNGAAPFYTNSTQLPVNYTDDIYETLMLQDELQARYTGGTVLHLFLGEQVNDVSTIKNLIRKIASQFKLPYFTLTPTFSVCPSHGYLAGEQPQCPICGQETEVYSRVVGYLRPVRQWNNGKQAEYRIRKTYDLKKAEARLAGKAPVASSPIVVEAEPLRKVA is encoded by the coding sequence ATGTTCGAAAACATTCGGAAACGAGACGGTCGTATCGTGCCCTTCGATCCGGCCAAGATCACCGCGGCCATTGCCAAGGCGGGGGCTGCCACCGGCGAATTCGGGGAACGGGAAGCCAAGAAGCTGACCCTGAAGGTGTTGACCCTTGCCCATGAAATCCGGTTGGGTCCGCTTCCGGAAGTCGAAGAGATTCAGGACATCGTCGAGCGGGTGCTCCTCGATTCACCCTATTATAAAACGGCCAAAGCCTATATTCTCTATCGGGAACAGCATGCCCAGATCCGGAGCATCGCCACAAAGGCCAGCATCGATCTGGTCGAGCACTATCTCAAGCGGCTCGACTGGAAGATCAAGGAAAACAGCAATATGTGTTATTCCCTGCAGGGCCTGAACAACTATATTTCATCGGATGTGACTTCCGAATACTGGTTGAACCGGATCTATCCGCCCGAGATCCGCAACGCCCACAAGCAGGGGGACATCCACCTGCATGATCTGAGTCTGCTGTCGGTGTACTGTGTCGGGTGGGATCTGCAGGATCTGCTGAGAACCGGGTTTCGTGGGGTGGAAGGCAAGGTGGAAAGCGCACCGCCCAAGCACCTGCGTTCGGCCCTCGGCCAGATCGTCAATTTTTTCTACACGCTGCAGGGAGAAGCTGCCGGAGCCCAGGCCATCTCCAATTTCGATACCCTGCTTGCACCCTTCGTTCGCTTCGATGGGCTGGACTACACGGAAGTGAAGCAGGCCATCCAGGAATTCGTCTTCAACATCAACATTCCGACCCGTGTCGGGTTCCAGACGCCGTTTACGAACATCACGATGGATCTGCTCGTTCCCTCCAACCTGAAGGATGCGCCGGTGATCGTTGGGGGCAGGGAACAGGGGCAGACCTACGGCGAATTCCAGCCTGAAATGAATCGGATCAATGAGGCGTTTGCCGAGGTCATGATGGAAGGGGATGCGAGGGGCCGGGTATTCACCTTCCCGATTCCGACCTACAACATCACCCCCGATTTCGACTGGGACAACCCGAACCTCGAAACGGTCTGGAAGATGACCGGCAAATACGGGATTCCCTATTTTTCGAATTTCGTCAATTCGGACATGTCGCCGGAGGATGCCCGGTCCATGTGCTGCCGGCTGCGGCTCGACAACCGGGAATTGTTGAAGCGGGGGGGCGGCCTGTTCGGGGCCAATCCGTTGACGGGTTCCATCGGTGTGGTGACGATCAATCTGCCTCAGATCGGATATACCGCAACCAGCAAGGACGAATTCTTCGAGAAATTGCACGAACGGGTCCGGCATGCCGTCAAAAGCCTCGAAATCAAGCGCAAGGTGCTCGAGCAGTTTACGGAAAAGAATCTGTATCCCTATTCGAAATTCTATCTGCGCGACATCAAGGCCCGGACGGGGTGCTACTGGAAAAATCATTTTTCGACGGTGGGCATCATCGGCATGAACGAGGCATGCCTGAATTTTCTCGGCGAAGGAATCGCCTCCGATGCGGGCCAGGCCTTCGCCCTCGAGGTGATGGAAGATTTGCGCTCCATGATGCGCACCGTGCAGGAGGAAACCGGGAACATCTACAATCTGGAGGCCACTCCTGCGGAAGGGACATCCTACCGGCTGGCGATGCTCGACAAGAAGCGCTATCCGGATATCCGTTGTGCCAACGAGGAGGACTATCGAAACGGCGCTGCACCCTTCTATACGAATTCCACGCAGTTGCCGGTGAATTATACCGACGATATCTATGAAACCCTGATGCTGCAGGACGAGCTTCAGGCCCGATATACCGGCGGTACGGTCCTGCATCTCTTTCTCGGCGAACAGGTCAACGATGTCTCGACGATCAAGAACCTGATCCGAAAGATCGCCTCCCAGTTCAAGCTGCCGTATTTTACCCTGACCCCGACCTTCAGCGTGTGTCCGTCCCATGGCTATCTGGCGGGAGAGCAACCGCAATGCCCGATCTGCGGACAGGAAACCGAGGTGTATTCCCGGGTTGTCGGCTACCTGCGGCCGGTGCGGCAGTGGAACAACGGAAAACAGGCAGAATATCGCATTCGAAAGACCTATGACCTGAAGAAGGCCGAAGCCCGATTGGCGGGGAAGGCTCCGGTTGCATCCTCTCCAATCGTCGTTGAAGCGGAACCCTTGCGGAAAGTGGCCTGA
- a CDS encoding 2-oxoacid:acceptor oxidoreductase family protein — MRNKPVELVIAGVGGQGVLFVTGLLAEAAMNAGFDVLASETHGMAQRGGTVLSHLRVGNVKSPLVREGSADAILVLRQDVLPAASAFLQPEGLAIVNAACPLPLEEGRLMACIDAEPVAAAIGDFKAVNLIVLGFFLQQLERHPDRFSVPVWRFSDVRDILSTKRLKATGMEAFDRGYHYPTS; from the coding sequence ATGCGGAATAAACCTGTTGAACTGGTGATCGCCGGTGTCGGCGGTCAGGGGGTCCTCTTCGTGACGGGCCTTCTGGCCGAGGCGGCCATGAATGCCGGGTTCGATGTTCTGGCCTCCGAAACCCACGGCATGGCCCAGCGGGGAGGAACGGTCCTTTCCCACCTGCGGGTTGGGAACGTCAAAAGCCCCTTGGTTCGGGAAGGATCGGCGGATGCGATTCTCGTTTTGCGGCAGGATGTGCTGCCTGCCGCATCGGCTTTCCTGCAGCCTGAAGGCTTGGCGATTGTGAATGCCGCCTGTCCCCTTCCCCTGGAAGAAGGGCGACTCATGGCCTGTATCGATGCAGAACCCGTCGCTGCAGCCATCGGTGATTTCAAAGCCGTCAATCTCATCGTTCTCGGGTTTTTTCTCCAACAGCTCGAACGGCATCCGGATCGGTTTTCGGTTCCCGTATGGCGTTTTTCGGACGTTCGAGACATACTTTCCACCAAACGACTGAAGGCTACCGGTATGGAAGCCTTCGATCGCGGCTACCATTACCCGACATCCTGA